In one window of Aceticella autotrophica DNA:
- a CDS encoding metallophosphoesterase: protein MKLFVVSDTHGILKYVRNYLKQVDDIDYIIHLGDYYTDAETLSKEFNIPTKYVYGNCDFTDKDKTDKIIEICGKKILLTHGHRYHVKFEKDTIIIKAKESKVDAVFFGHTHIPMISKHGHILLLNPGSASMPRGGSNRSAAVVSIENNEIIPQIINLDEIN, encoded by the coding sequence ATGAAGTTGTTTGTAGTAAGCGATACTCATGGCATACTCAAATACGTTCGGAATTACTTAAAGCAGGTTGATGATATAGATTATATAATACATCTTGGAGATTATTATACGGATGCAGAGACATTATCAAAAGAATTTAATATACCGACAAAGTATGTTTATGGGAATTGTGATTTTACAGACAAGGATAAAACGGATAAAATAATTGAAATTTGTGGTAAAAAGATACTTCTTACACATGGGCACAGGTACCATGTGAAATTTGAAAAAGATACTATAATTATAAAAGCCAAAGAATCAAAAGTAGATGCGGTTTTCTTTGGGCATACTCATATCCCGATGATATCAAAGCATGGTCATATTTTACTGTTAAATCCGGGAAGCGCTTCAATGCCAAGAGGAGGTTCAAACAGGTCTGCGGCAGTTGTTTCAATAGAAAACAATGAAATAATACCGCAGATTATAAACCTTGATGAAATAAATTAA
- a CDS encoding glycosyl hydrolase family 18 protein — MKKRKVLISMIFLLILILFAGLLSACKGKVKMPFVKKSLNVVGFYVDTEGYDNSYNSLVRYSKHMDVLSPLWMTVQGDGTVKDSTNLEALKFARENGLKVIPLVNVVESKDAVLLNLKIRGETIDQLIQLLKKYKFDGYNIDFEFIPHGEKNYVKDKDNLTEFISVLRDKMKKEGKLLDISVIPHYQVSPEVSGIYDYHKLAPLVDHVTLMTYDRHNASSPPGPVSPAEWVEYNIKDALSEGFKPEQICLGVATYGYNWPANESGGFSLPTKEILENAKIKGINIKWSDKYQEPYYTYFDKTYSMEREVWFENATTMSEKIDIAKKYKLYGICIWRIGFETPEFWDVIIKKIGS; from the coding sequence ATGAAGAAAAGAAAGGTTTTAATATCAATGATTTTTTTGTTGATATTAATATTATTTGCAGGTTTATTGTCTGCATGTAAAGGAAAAGTTAAAATGCCTTTTGTCAAGAAAAGTCTTAACGTTGTTGGATTTTATGTTGATACAGAAGGATATGATAATTCTTATAATTCATTGGTAAGATACTCAAAACATATGGATGTATTATCCCCGCTTTGGATGACGGTACAAGGTGATGGAACTGTTAAAGATTCTACGAATTTAGAGGCTTTAAAATTTGCAAGGGAAAATGGATTAAAAGTTATTCCACTAGTGAACGTTGTTGAAAGTAAAGATGCTGTCTTGCTAAATCTTAAAATAAGAGGAGAAACTATAGACCAATTAATACAACTATTGAAAAAATATAAATTTGACGGATATAATATAGATTTTGAATTTATACCTCACGGCGAAAAAAATTACGTAAAAGATAAGGACAATCTTACAGAATTTATAAGTGTTTTGAGAGATAAGATGAAAAAAGAAGGCAAGCTTCTTGACATATCAGTTATACCGCATTATCAGGTTTCTCCTGAGGTGTCCGGTATATATGATTATCATAAATTGGCTCCTTTGGTGGATCATGTAACATTAATGACATATGACAGACATAATGCTTCGTCACCGCCAGGACCAGTTTCGCCGGCAGAATGGGTCGAGTACAATATAAAGGATGCATTGTCTGAAGGTTTTAAACCAGAGCAGATTTGCCTTGGTGTGGCAACATATGGGTATAATTGGCCGGCAAATGAAAGCGGAGGTTTTTCTTTACCCACAAAAGAAATATTGGAAAATGCAAAGATTAAGGGTATAAATATAAAATGGAGTGATAAATATCAAGAACCATATTATACCTATTTCGATAAAACATATAGTATGGAAAGGGAAGTTTGGTTTGAAAATGCGACTACAATGAGCGAAAAGATAGATATAGCCAAGAAATACAAGCTTTATGGTATTTGCATTTGGCGCATTGGTTTTGAAACCCCTGAATTCTGGGATGTTATTATAAAAAAAATTGGGAGTTAA
- the rph gene encoding ribonuclease PH, translated as MKRIDGRDYDELRPIKITRNFNNYAEGSVLIEVGNTKVICTASVEDKVPPFQKGTGKGWITSEYSMIPRATEIRIQREATKGKQSGRTMEIQRLIGRALRAVVDLSLLGEKTIWIDCDVIQADGGTRTASITGSFVALVDAVNKLIQKGTINKMPVKNFVSAVSVGIVDNKELLDLCYHEDSNALVDMNIVMTDKGEFIEIQGTGEGGPFSKEKFNSLMELAEKGLKEIIIIQKQVLGKLADKIGVENLEVNSSDT; from the coding sequence ATGAAAAGAATCGATGGAAGAGATTACGATGAATTAAGACCAATTAAGATAACAAGGAATTTTAATAATTATGCTGAGGGTTCTGTATTGATAGAAGTTGGAAATACGAAGGTTATTTGTACGGCGTCGGTAGAGGATAAAGTGCCTCCGTTTCAAAAAGGAACAGGAAAAGGATGGATAACCAGCGAATATTCCATGATTCCAAGAGCAACTGAAATCCGGATACAGAGAGAAGCGACAAAGGGTAAACAGTCGGGAAGGACAATGGAGATACAAAGACTTATTGGAAGAGCATTAAGAGCTGTTGTGGATTTAAGCCTTCTTGGAGAGAAGACCATCTGGATAGACTGTGATGTTATACAGGCTGATGGAGGTACGAGGACAGCATCAATAACAGGTTCTTTTGTTGCACTTGTAGATGCTGTAAATAAACTGATACAAAAAGGCACGATAAATAAAATGCCCGTAAAAAACTTTGTTTCAGCTGTAAGTGTGGGAATTGTAGATAATAAGGAACTTCTGGATTTATGTTATCATGAGGATTCAAATGCCCTTGTTGATATGAATATTGTTATGACGGATAAAGGTGAGTTTATAGAGATACAGGGAACAGGCGAAGGTGGTCCTTTTTCAAAAGAAAAATTTAACAGTCTTATGGAACTGGCGGAAAAAGGTCTTAAAGAAATAATAATTATACAAAAACAGGTACTTGGTAAACTTGCCGATAAAATAGGAGTGGAAAATCTTGAGGTTAATAGTAGCGACACATAA
- a CDS encoding ABC transporter permease yields MLNYAIKRMVYMLITLWVIVTLTFFLMHMIPGDPFLNEKRVPEQIRQNMLAKYHLDKPLIVQYGYYLDNVLHGNLGISLKYLNRTVNQVIADSFPASLQLGLQSIILGVVFGLFFGIVASLNRGGPMDFISMILAVIGISVPNFIIATLLQVIFASQLKWFPVSGWGGFQYTVLPSIALSFASLAIISRMMRTSMLDVIGQDYIKTAKAKGLSRMQIIWKHMIRNAIMPVVTVLGPLIAGIVTGTFVIEGIFGIPGLGKFFVQSIYDADYTMILGTTIFYSSILVVMMFIVDIAYGFIDPRIRLAKGGK; encoded by the coding sequence TTGCTGAATTATGCGATTAAAAGAATGGTTTACATGTTAATAACATTATGGGTTATTGTAACACTGACTTTTTTTCTGATGCACATGATTCCCGGAGACCCTTTTTTAAATGAAAAAAGGGTTCCGGAGCAAATCAGGCAAAATATGCTTGCAAAATACCATCTTGATAAGCCATTGATTGTACAATACGGTTATTACTTAGATAATGTATTACATGGTAATCTCGGTATCTCACTGAAATATTTAAACAGGACGGTAAACCAAGTAATTGCAGATTCCTTTCCAGCATCACTGCAATTGGGTTTGCAATCAATCATTTTAGGGGTTGTTTTTGGATTATTTTTTGGTATTGTTGCGTCATTGAACAGGGGAGGACCAATGGATTTCATATCGATGATTTTAGCTGTTATTGGCATTTCAGTGCCAAACTTCATCATTGCGACATTACTGCAGGTTATCTTTGCATCACAGCTTAAATGGTTTCCGGTTTCAGGATGGGGTGGTTTTCAATATACGGTTTTGCCCTCAATAGCCTTATCTTTTGCGTCTTTAGCAATTATTTCCCGTATGATGAGAACCAGTATGCTGGATGTCATAGGGCAGGACTATATAAAGACAGCAAAAGCAAAAGGACTGTCACGCATGCAGATTATATGGAAGCATATGATTAGGAATGCCATAATGCCTGTAGTAACGGTATTGGGACCGCTGATAGCAGGGATTGTCACAGGAACCTTCGTTATTGAAGGTATCTTTGGGATTCCCGGGCTTGGAAAATTCTTTGTTCAGAGTATATATGACGCTGATTATACAATGATTCTCGGTACAACGATATTTTACAGTAGTATTCTTGTTGTAATGATGTTTATTGTTGATATTGCATATGGATTTATAGATCCGCGGATAAGGCTTGCTAAAGGAGGGAAATAG
- a CDS encoding N-acetylmuramoyl-L-alanine amidase family protein produces MKKVFTFLALVLTLSFFYITAYAFSQNIVLDGKRICYNGPDISITVDGNPFNTGDNPPLLIDGSTLVPARSVSEGLGADVKWDEGTQTVTVTKDKVFKFKIGSNNATVDGKNVTLQAPVRIINGGTSYVPIRFLFESLGYKVKWVDDKNLIQVTKIMPLPTMVAAKPAQVVNNVNIINFDKTEDNGTLTVSIKADGPIKYVKGDISNPDNYRVYFDLQNAVNQVSKERIDINVNGLKDVRIRQFNNDPAVTRVVFDMDHNIPYNVNTSADGKTLNISFNNMKPNTAIAENSPKPDSNNQTVPLATAPTFVSRGNERNPIPNKKIICIDPGHGGYDSGAVGNGLQEKDITLKLALKVRDLLKNSCNVILTRDSDSTSWDSRDTYTDLQSRCDIANNANADYFISIHVNCGPGTDGTGFESFYYRNAPQASKDLGQKIHDSLAAFYASKGFCDRGYKECGFYVLANTNMPATLIENLFINNPSDAKALSDDNFLNDLAGAIANALKNALNLP; encoded by the coding sequence TTGAAAAAAGTTTTTACATTTTTGGCTTTGGTTTTAACCTTATCCTTCTTTTACATAACAGCATATGCATTTTCACAAAATATTGTTCTTGATGGCAAGAGGATATGTTACAACGGACCGGATATTTCAATAACCGTAGACGGCAATCCATTTAATACAGGAGATAATCCTCCGCTTTTAATCGATGGCTCTACGTTGGTTCCGGCAAGGTCTGTAAGTGAAGGACTTGGGGCAGATGTTAAATGGGATGAAGGCACTCAAACTGTTACGGTAACAAAAGATAAGGTTTTTAAATTCAAGATAGGAAGCAATAATGCAACGGTTGATGGCAAAAATGTTACATTGCAGGCACCAGTAAGGATAATAAATGGTGGAACCTCATATGTGCCGATACGTTTCCTGTTTGAAAGCCTTGGATACAAGGTAAAATGGGTAGATGATAAAAATTTAATACAGGTGACAAAAATTATGCCTTTACCAACAATGGTAGCTGCTAAACCAGCACAGGTTGTTAATAATGTCAATATTATAAATTTTGACAAGACAGAGGATAATGGTACACTGACAGTAAGCATAAAGGCAGACGGACCAATAAAATACGTTAAAGGAGACATATCAAATCCTGACAATTATCGTGTATATTTCGACCTTCAAAATGCCGTAAATCAAGTATCAAAGGAACGGATCGATATCAATGTTAATGGGCTTAAAGATGTAAGAATTAGGCAATTTAATAATGACCCTGCTGTAACAAGGGTTGTATTTGATATGGATCATAATATACCATATAATGTTAATACATCAGCAGATGGAAAGACATTGAATATTTCTTTTAACAATATGAAACCCAATACCGCGATTGCTGAGAATTCACCTAAACCAGATAGCAATAATCAAACTGTTCCTTTGGCGACAGCACCAACTTTTGTATCAAGAGGAAACGAAAGAAATCCGATTCCAAATAAAAAAATTATATGCATAGACCCTGGACACGGAGGATATGATTCGGGAGCCGTTGGGAACGGGCTTCAAGAAAAAGACATAACATTAAAGCTGGCATTAAAAGTAAGAGACCTTTTAAAGAACAGCTGTAATGTTATTCTTACAAGGGATAGTGATAGTACCTCTTGGGATAGTCGTGATACTTATACCGATCTGCAGTCGAGATGCGACATAGCCAATAATGCGAATGCAGATTACTTTATTTCAATACATGTCAACTGTGGACCTGGTACGGATGGGACAGGCTTTGAAAGCTTTTATTATAGAAATGCACCGCAGGCATCAAAGGACTTAGGTCAAAAGATTCACGACAGTCTTGCCGCTTTTTACGCTTCAAAGGGTTTTTGCGACAGAGGGTATAAAGAATGCGGCTTCTATGTTCTTGCAAATACAAATATGCCTGCTACGTTAATAGAAAATTTGTTTATTAATAATCCCAGCGATGCAAAGGCACTATCTGACGATAATTTTTTAAATGACCTTGCAGGTGCTATTGCGAATGCTTTAAAAAATGCCCTTAACCTGCCTTGA
- a CDS encoding ABC transporter permease → MVEIKKEKFQFVGHDIEASQAITRPSMSYWQDAWRRLKMNKVAMASLVFLILLGIMALIGPYLRPFNYADQDLLNTNKGISSIHWFGTDYLGRDIFVRVWIGARISLFIGITAAVLDGIIGVIYGGISGYFGGQTDNIMMRIVDILYGIPYLILVILLMVVIGQGLWTIIIAMVIIGWVGMARIVRGQVLQLKEQEFVLAAKTLGASSGRIISRHLIPNTLGPIIVAITFDVPNAIFTEAFLSYIGLGVRPPMASWGTLANDATRVLLMYPYQLFFPAFFISATMLAFNLLGDGLRDALDPRLRR, encoded by the coding sequence TTGGTGGAAATAAAAAAGGAGAAATTTCAATTTGTCGGACATGACATTGAAGCCAGTCAGGCAATTACAAGACCCAGTATGAGCTATTGGCAGGATGCATGGAGAAGGTTAAAAATGAATAAGGTTGCAATGGCTTCTCTGGTTTTTCTCATCCTTTTGGGGATAATGGCATTAATCGGACCTTATTTAAGACCTTTTAATTATGCAGATCAGGACTTGCTAAATACAAATAAAGGAATATCAAGCATACATTGGTTTGGTACAGATTATCTCGGAAGGGATATATTCGTAAGGGTTTGGATAGGAGCAAGGATATCCTTATTTATAGGGATAACGGCTGCTGTCCTTGATGGAATAATCGGGGTTATATATGGAGGTATTTCAGGATACTTCGGCGGTCAGACAGATAATATTATGATGCGTATCGTTGATATACTTTACGGGATTCCTTATCTTATTCTCGTAATATTATTGATGGTTGTTATAGGACAAGGCTTATGGACAATAATTATTGCTATGGTTATTATCGGATGGGTTGGGATGGCAAGAATAGTTAGAGGACAGGTACTTCAGCTTAAAGAGCAGGAATTTGTTCTTGCTGCAAAGACACTGGGGGCAAGCTCCGGCAGAATTATTTCGCGGCATTTGATTCCAAATACATTGGGACCCATAATTGTAGCTATAACTTTTGATGTGCCGAATGCGATATTTACCGAGGCTTTTTTAAGTTATATCGGGCTTGGCGTACGTCCTCCTATGGCAAGCTGGGGAACATTAGCAAATGATGCCACAAGGGTTCTTTTGATGTATCCGTATCAGTTGTTTTTTCCGGCATTTTTCATAAGTGCAACAATGCTGGCATTTAATTTACTTGGCGATGGTTTGAGAGATGCACTCGATCCAAGACTTCGCAGGTAG
- a CDS encoding XTP/dITP diphosphatase gives MRLIVATHNINKIKEIREILSDFDIEISSMAEIGIQEEIPETGKTIEENALVKARALKNKTEGLIMADDTGLFVDYLNGNPGVYSARFAGENATYEDNNMKLLKMLEGVPFDKRTAHFKTVIALLNKDKETVIEGRLDGRILYKQRGKNGFGYDPIFYVDEAKKTLAEMTLEEKNTISHRARALNKLKSYLYKTMGDKE, from the coding sequence TTGAGGTTAATAGTAGCGACACATAATATAAATAAGATAAAAGAAATCAGGGAAATTCTTTCTGATTTTGATATAGAAATTTCTTCAATGGCTGAAATAGGTATACAGGAGGAAATACCTGAAACGGGAAAGACCATTGAAGAAAATGCATTAGTAAAGGCAAGGGCTTTAAAAAACAAAACGGAAGGATTAATAATGGCAGATGATACAGGACTTTTTGTAGACTACCTTAATGGTAATCCCGGTGTTTATTCTGCAAGATTTGCCGGAGAAAATGCAACATATGAAGATAATAACATGAAACTTTTAAAAATGCTTGAAGGTGTGCCTTTTGATAAAAGAACGGCACATTTCAAAACAGTGATAGCTTTACTTAATAAAGATAAGGAAACAGTCATTGAGGGAAGATTAGACGGAAGAATTCTATACAAACAGAGAGGAAAAAATGGATTTGGATATGACCCGATATTTTATGTTGATGAAGCTAAAAAAACATTAGCAGAGATGACTCTTGAAGAGAAAAACACCATTAGCCACAGAGCAAGGGCTTTAAATAAACTTAAAAGCTATTTATATAAAACAATGGGGGATAAGGAATGA
- a CDS encoding ABC transporter ATP-binding protein, protein MKDTILEVKNLKKYFNVSGGVLKAVDDVSFYIRKGETLGLVGESGCGKSTTGRTIIGLYEATEGSVVFDGMKIHNMKKDVRKKFTRKAQMIFQDPYASLNPRMTVGDIIGEGIDIHHLYKGKERMERIYNLLETVGLNREHVNRFPHEFSGGQRQRIGIARAMAIEPEFIVCDEPISALDVSIQAQIVNLLMNLQQEKNLTYLFIAHDLSMVKHISDRVAVMYLGVIVEMTESGELYKNPLHPYTKALLSAVPIPDPDIEKNRERIILRGDVPSPINPPEGCRFKNRCKYAMDICGQVTPKLKEIGNGHYVSCHLFDK, encoded by the coding sequence ATGAAGGACACTATATTAGAAGTAAAAAATTTAAAAAAATATTTTAATGTAAGCGGCGGCGTATTAAAGGCTGTTGATGATGTAAGTTTTTATATAAGAAAAGGTGAAACACTTGGTCTTGTCGGTGAATCAGGATGTGGCAAATCAACAACCGGCAGAACAATTATAGGTCTATATGAAGCAACGGAGGGCTCTGTGGTTTTTGATGGAATGAAAATCCATAATATGAAGAAAGATGTAAGAAAGAAATTTACAAGGAAGGCACAGATGATATTTCAGGATCCATATGCATCTTTAAACCCACGCATGACGGTGGGTGATATTATAGGAGAAGGTATTGACATACACCATCTTTATAAGGGAAAAGAGAGAATGGAGAGGATATATAATCTTCTTGAAACGGTAGGGCTAAACAGGGAGCATGTCAACAGGTTTCCCCATGAATTTTCGGGAGGACAAAGACAAAGGATTGGCATAGCGAGGGCGATGGCAATAGAGCCTGAGTTTATAGTCTGTGATGAACCTATATCAGCTCTTGATGTATCAATACAGGCGCAGATCGTCAATCTCCTAATGAATTTACAGCAGGAAAAAAACCTGACATATCTTTTTATCGCACATGATTTAAGCATGGTTAAGCATATAAGCGACAGGGTTGCTGTAATGTACTTAGGTGTAATTGTTGAAATGACGGAAAGCGGAGAACTTTATAAAAATCCTCTGCATCCATATACAAAAGCTCTTTTATCTGCTGTACCCATACCGGATCCCGATATAGAAAAAAACAGAGAACGCATAATATTAAGAGGTGATGTGCCAAGTCCGATTAATCCTCCTGAAGGCTGCAGGTTTAAAAACAGATGTAAATATGCAATGGATATATGTGGTCAGGTGACACCTAAATTAAAGGAGATTGGCAACGGTCATTATGTTTCTTGTCATTTATTTGATAAATAG
- a CDS encoding ABC transporter ATP-binding protein, which yields MENRKILLDIQNLEYSFDTYAGEVKAVRNVSFDVLKGDALAIVGESGCGKSVTMQAVLRLNPEPPGRFKAGRIIFDGKDISKYTEKQMQSIRGSEIGMIFQDPMTSLNPTMSIGKQIAEVIIKHQKLSRSKAIEKAKDMLDIVGIPNADKRINQYPHEFSGGMRQRAMIAIALACKPKLLIADEPTTALDVTIQAQILDLMKDLQREFNTSIIIITHDLGVVADIADRIIVMYAGKIIERGTAYEIFKNPQHPYTWGLLKSVPRLDAENKERLVPIIGTPPDLFAPPPGCPFAARCNYAMKICLEAPPEETEVSDTHKTSCWLKHPYAPSVESSMGKGGINT from the coding sequence ATGGAAAATAGAAAAATATTATTGGACATACAGAACTTAGAGTATTCATTTGACACATATGCCGGCGAGGTTAAGGCGGTAAGGAATGTCAGCTTTGATGTATTAAAGGGTGATGCCCTTGCAATTGTCGGTGAATCCGGTTGCGGCAAATCCGTTACAATGCAGGCGGTCCTAAGGCTTAATCCGGAACCACCGGGCAGGTTTAAGGCAGGACGTATAATATTTGACGGTAAGGATATATCAAAATATACAGAGAAACAGATGCAGTCAATAAGAGGTTCGGAAATAGGTATGATATTTCAGGACCCGATGACATCCTTAAATCCGACAATGTCGATTGGTAAGCAGATAGCAGAGGTAATTATAAAGCATCAGAAGCTTTCAAGGTCCAAAGCCATTGAAAAAGCCAAGGATATGCTTGATATCGTAGGAATTCCAAATGCAGATAAGAGGATTAACCAGTATCCACATGAATTTTCCGGTGGCATGAGACAGAGAGCTATGATTGCAATAGCACTTGCCTGTAAGCCTAAGCTTCTGATAGCAGATGAACCTACTACAGCCCTTGATGTAACAATACAGGCACAGATATTGGATTTAATGAAGGATTTACAAAGGGAATTCAATACCTCCATTATTATAATTACACATGACCTTGGTGTTGTTGCAGATATAGCGGATAGAATAATTGTAATGTATGCAGGTAAGATAATAGAAAGAGGAACAGCTTATGAAATTTTTAAGAATCCGCAGCATCCATATACATGGGGGTTGTTGAAATCTGTCCCGCGGCTTGATGCAGAAAATAAAGAAAGGTTGGTACCTATCATTGGCACACCACCGGATTTATTTGCTCCGCCTCCTGGCTGCCCATTTGCTGCAAGATGCAATTATGCCATGAAGATATGTTTAGAGGCTCCTCCTGAGGAAACAGAGGTAAGCGATACACATAAGACAAGCTGTTGGCTTAAGCATCCATATGCACCTTCAGTTGAAAGTAGTATGGGGAAAGGGGGTATTAATACATGA
- a CDS encoding PIG-L deacetylase family protein translates to MKKKHIIYLALFVSLLIGVSYIMNWKMAIANLREKNDFPSFDDPGNRILVIVPHPDDETLGMAGIIQRAVKQNIPIKVVIVTSGESYKKAAMSFSSKLNPTPKDFYQLGLARQQESINAMKVLGLPRNDLIFLGFADGSTRFLWSQYWDNNHPRISGGTNVAYAPYDTVYKPGIPYTGTNLVKELTEIIKNFKPTDIYYPLADDIHPDHWAVSNFVRYAITAMNINVHEHMFLVHYPQWPVPWMAEKNTPMLPPENMNDSNTDWQSFYLTQQEVVTKQIAIKQYRTQTEVMEPFLMAFVRKSELFATKPVLYIPVVQLKPNLQSKTFPYSLLKVPTMGMLNEEIYRSAALSQLGAFYDNDKLYIGLQSAKSISKKVVYHIEMRLFYKNNDIKRIDIGLIDGKVYQYKRADNSLTDVLSSKPMVEGNKVWIVLQIPHENNLKCIFMGADSIYKNKLIDKIPWNMYKIKQ, encoded by the coding sequence ATGAAGAAAAAGCATATAATTTACTTGGCTTTATTTGTATCTTTATTAATAGGTGTATCTTATATAATGAACTGGAAAATGGCTATTGCAAACTTAAGAGAAAAAAATGACTTTCCGTCCTTTGATGACCCTGGCAACCGAATCCTTGTGATTGTTCCACATCCGGATGATGAAACACTAGGCATGGCAGGGATTATTCAAAGAGCTGTAAAACAAAATATACCTATAAAAGTTGTAATTGTTACAAGCGGAGAAAGTTATAAAAAGGCTGCCATGTCATTTTCAAGCAAATTAAATCCTACTCCAAAAGATTTTTATCAGTTAGGACTGGCAAGGCAACAGGAAAGTATAAATGCCATGAAGGTTTTGGGATTGCCACGAAATGATTTGATTTTTTTGGGATTTGCTGATGGAAGTACAAGGTTTTTATGGAGCCAATATTGGGATAATAATCATCCGAGGATAAGCGGAGGAACGAATGTTGCATATGCACCTTATGATACCGTATATAAACCCGGAATTCCATATACAGGTACAAATTTGGTAAAAGAATTAACAGAGATAATTAAGAACTTTAAACCAACGGATATATATTATCCTTTAGCAGACGACATACATCCAGATCATTGGGCAGTAAGCAATTTTGTAAGGTATGCAATTACGGCTATGAATATCAATGTGCATGAACATATGTTTTTAGTCCATTATCCACAATGGCCCGTACCTTGGATGGCAGAAAAAAATACTCCTATGTTGCCTCCGGAAAACATGAATGATAGCAATACTGATTGGCAATCCTTCTATTTGACTCAACAAGAAGTTGTTACAAAGCAAATTGCTATAAAGCAATACAGAACCCAAACAGAAGTTATGGAACCATTTTTAATGGCTTTCGTACGAAAAAGTGAACTATTTGCTACAAAGCCGGTTTTATATATACCGGTAGTTCAATTAAAGCCTAACTTACAAAGCAAAACTTTCCCTTATTCTTTATTAAAAGTACCTACAATGGGAATGTTAAATGAAGAAATATACAGAAGTGCGGCACTTTCACAATTAGGAGCTTTTTATGATAATGATAAATTGTATATTGGTTTGCAATCGGCAAAATCTATATCGAAAAAAGTGGTATATCACATTGAAATGCGACTGTTTTACAAAAACAACGATATTAAACGTATAGATATAGGATTAATTGATGGCAAAGTTTATCAATACAAAAGGGCTGATAATTCTTTGACGGATGTTCTGTCATCAAAACCAATGGTAGAAGGAAATAAGGTATGGATTGTATTACAAATACCACATGAAAATAATCTAAAATGTATATTTATGGGTGCAGATTCAATTTATAAGAATAAATTGATAGATAAAATTCCATGGAATATGTACAAAATTAAGCAATAA